Part of the Vigna unguiculata cultivar IT97K-499-35 chromosome 3, ASM411807v1, whole genome shotgun sequence genome, TAATATGGAgtgattttaataaatattttttaaagttggtTGAATTATTAAAGTGGAAAATAATTTGGAAACAACTAGAAGTGCATAATATAAACGTCTCTTAAATAACTAATTGATAACAATCACTTATTATGCGTTTAGAGTTAGGTTGAAAAATATTGAACCCAGACTTCTGAAATTACTAATTCTGGATTCTCACTCTCATTTAATAATAACTACAATCACGTCTCTTAAAAACTTCTTAAATCACTAAGGATGAATTtgataaagtttaaatatagttcctctttcatatttggataTACGTTGATTAAAAAATAGGACGCAGACCGTGTTTCTTGCACCTTACGTTAATAAAATGCAAATATAAGCTTTTCATGTGTTAAATCAGAGTTATTAGAGAAGGATTAGGTTAAGAGTCGTTGAAGAAGGGTTAGATAAGTGTACCTTGTGTAGATGGAGTTATCTTTTTAGGCCCAACATGCAGAGAGTAATTGCCTCGAGTGTACTTATTTTTCAAGGGCCAAACAGATTGATGAGGCCCAACCTATGTGCAGCAATCTTTTTGGGCCGACATGTAGGTTTTGCTTCCTGCACcctatctttttcttcttacccctcttattttttaaattgacaatTGTATCCTTAAATTCGGTTAAGGTTGAGCAATGTTCCGGAAACTTAAATCCCTAAAAGGAGTTACCGAACTTGGTTTCTAATGTATTTCAATAGTAAATCTCAGTGCATGTCAACATGCACAATTAAAAAGCCACTATCAGCCTTCAAAATAACGTGTGATGCTGCAGCTTCTGAAATTTCAATATCTCTTATTTTCTTAGTCTCTACTAAAATCCATTTTCATAAGAAAGACATGTTTgtactataaaaataaattcacacAGTTTAAGGATAAGATAAGTGACAAACACTTTATTCTCTGCTTTATTATCGTAATATCCATTCTCACAATTTTATATACCTACTTATAACGTACCAAGTGTTTACACTAAGAAAACTTTCAATTAACTAacgaataatttatatttaaagtgaATGAATGATGTAAAAGATATAAGTTCAATTCAAACGATCAACAAAACTATAACTATAACCATATGTACTATCCgataatgaacaaaatatttttcagaacTTCTCACTCTAACCATCTGTACTATTCGCTAACGTTATAATTCAGTTTggaacattttaaaaaaagtcaCCCAACCCAAGCACATAACTCAGTTTTGCAACTTTTTTGACATAGAAATGATTTTTAACTGCATTTAGGTGAGTTTGAGGATTTTGTGTTCACAATTAACTATGTCCTTCATTTAATAACTGCAAAAACTGAACAAAATATCAATCATGACTACCCATCTATTTAATCCATATTCCCCACTTATGTGATGAGTCATCGAGGAACCATTTCCAAAAATTACAACCaacaacataatttaatattctaTGTTTTGgtcattcaaataattttttagtaaattaggGTGACTATAAAGATCTTTTTCTGACACCTAAGTTTTCATTTCGATCAAATACTACGGAAAAGTTCAAAATATTCTTCACCATTCTCCacttttgttatatatattatttcttatgtttatttattaaaaaaactcgcaagatctttaatttttaaatagacattttttatatttttgacaaataatgatcacatttttattttgtattttaatgaagtaaGATTCCTTTCCCTACTTTAacttaacatataattaaaagttgtgaaaattaaaatgcaaagttttaaaatattaaaaatattttttttatagagaaGTTGAATAgttaaattattgtatattagaaatataataaaattatagcatcactaaattatcattttttctatattttgaaaaaaaatactagtaAATGTGGTGTGATTCTGAATGAGTTTATTTCTAACATAAGACTAATTTCTCTTCTATGACTcaataaattagaataaaaaaagatctcagtatatgaattattttgacaatatataaatgttaattaagAAGACCCAAGAGAAAAGgataatcatttttctttaatatatgtatatatagttAACTCTTGATCATTTTTGATAGATGCAAGTATTTCAACATACTTTCATATTACTTCACTAAGTATAATATCGACAAAAACTCTATTTCAACTtcattaacttatatatactaCCTTCAACTTAAATCTTATGAACCTAAATCTTCATCATCACCATCTTCCCCAATCTTGCTCATTAGCACCTGTTTCCTTTAACATATTGGCATTTAATATGTAActttataatcttaattttttcttgGATAATTGCTTTTTCTCATGATTTTGCTTTAGTGgtttcttttttatcacttcTTGCTCTTAACTACCTATTTGTAAACTTCTTCTTGcaacttcaaatatttaaaatttacgatttttttttattttgaatctaGAATGTGTAATTGAAAGATATTCCAAAAGgtataattgtaaaaattgtatttttattacaagTATGCGATCTTGATactttgtattcttttattctgtttaataattttactaaatttttatgTTACAAATAATATGGATTTTAGAATGTTAATAtagtttatcaaaatttataataatgtttaacatgactttatttgaaaatatgtgatgtaatttctcataaaataaGTAAATCTTGTAATAACTATCGAAAAACAAATTCAGGTAATactgtttatatttatatttaaaaaattattttataattttcataaaattagcTAGATAACaattaatcatatataaaatgttaatctcacaataattaataattatgttttattgaaatcGTTGTAATTAGTAACACTATGTACTTTATGGTTATAATTTATATCCATTTTTactgtagttttttttttatatagattattattattatgtaaattatcttttttttatgacaataattttttttattgaatttaaaattctctatattttatatcattatttattttcaatctgCACACAGTGATGTATACCAATTATTTGGAGCTGCatggattttgttttttaaatttaatattctgactaaaaaaataaaaaaataaaattactgttgagtattttttttatatttaatatcttgattaagaaataaataatataattacttttaagtttgaagaaaatatttattatatatatatatatatatattatgattatttatattttgtaaacatttatagataatattttaatttttgaattcagACCGCTGCTGTCAATAAACTTTATAACGGTTAGTTTCAAAAGAAATCAATATAGCCGTTGCTGTCATCCCTACTATATATATTCAATCTCACTTTCAAATAGTTTTCCATTAaaatctctctctctttctgttCATTTTCATGCACCGGAACCGGGCTCCGAATGGCATATTGCAGTTGGTTTGAACAACTTTGAAGTGCAACCGTGGGATACAACTTCAAATTGACAGGTATATCTTGGGTTTATAAGAGGTTTATAATAAactgtttatttattatactttactAATAGTGTTGTTCACTTTTTGTAGTCGATAACTTTGAGAGGTGGACAGACAAAGAGTTGGATCTTTGGCATGGAATAACCACATACTCACAACTATTGGTTTGTTTGTTGGTGCATTGAGGTGTGCCCAGAGCAGAGGAATTGTAATGTGAGTTTGTAGCAtatgtatatttctttttccttccCACTCTTCTTCCTCGGGTCATGAGCTAAGTGAGAGACTTTCACATCCACACACACTTTATAAAAGCTGCTTCTCCCAACGTATATATAGGGCCCACATTTTAACCTAAGTACCTTTTTCAATCCTATCAAATAAACACTGTCATTTACTAATCTCacttagggttagggttagagTTAATGTTAATGTTAAGGTTAAGATCAGAGTGAGGGTAAGGATAAGGGTTATTAGGCCTAGGGTTAAGGTTAGTGTTGGGGTTATGGGTTAATTAGGGTTAGTGCTTGGGAGGGCTATGGTTAGGATTTAGAGGTTAGGGTATTAGTTATGGCTAGTTAGGCTAGTTAGGGTTAGTGCTTGAGGGTTAGTAGGTATTAGGGTTATATGGTTAGGGTTGGTCTGAGGCTATAGGGGTTTAGGGCTGGGCCTCTGGGTCTCAGAGGGGCGAGGGATTTGGCTCTCCTGGGGGCTCTGGCTCTCTCGGGGGGTCGAGAGAGGGCGGGACTCTCCTCCCGGAAGAGCTGTCTCGGGACTCTCCTCCCAGGACGGGAGAGGACTCCTCCCGAGATGGAATCCGAGGGAGGGTTCTGACTCTCCCGAAGGGAGATCTTCCGGGATGGAGAGCTCTGGAGGAGGGGagaggtttagggtttaggggagAGGAGGGGGCTCTTCCGGGAGAGAGCTCCTTCCGAGCCGGCCTAGTGGAACGCGGGGAGTTCAGGGAAGCTCTTCAGGACCCATCGTTCGGGACTCATTCTCTCCGAAGGCACTAACGAATAATGAATGTaaaagttcaagaaaaagataaactaaaaattatcaaattaaaaaatacgacGAAAAATAATAGAACTTAAGACAAAGAGtaacattttaaaagaatatgaatatttcttaataataaaTACTATTTGCAATCAATCAAATAAGTTAaacaataaagaataatttaatagaacaataaaactaattgatggataactcaattaaaaataatcttaaaaagaatatAACGCACGATGAATTCAACTGACATTATCAAAATCAATTTGCAAAACCAATAATAAACTATTGATTTTCCTCGAACTCGAATTTACGTGAATTCAATATGATTTCTAATTCTTGGAACCTTGAATCAAACAACCACATAAACAGCGCAATGGATCAATCCACTTGCACCTATTTGAGACATTTGCTAGGATTTCAAAGTGCTTCATTTCATGATTCGTCCTATTTCTGCTTATCATTTCAATTGGGAAACGACCTTCCAAAATTTACCcatgaataattataatacatttgCGTACACAACATGTTTGATCAATTGCACAGCTTCAATTGATccttatttttacattttacttCTTATGCGTGTGATTGTCTCAGATTTTAACAAGGATCatcatatacaaaatatatcacaagaactacaattttctttaactatatatattacAGCAAACAAGATACTTTATCGAGATGACAACAGTGTTTTACGATGGAACTGATTGACTCCTCCTCGTTTCTTCGTTTTTACCCCATAGAACCCCGCACAATCCGCATACAATCAACATTGATCCAATGATGCTGAAAACAAAAAACCTATCATCCATTTACCCTGCTCAAATTTAAAAGCATTATGCAGTCTGGTCATAACAATGAATACATTTTGAGTTTCATTTTTAACCTATAAACACGTAAAGAAGTATGTAGTGTTTTATACATACAAATCCTAACATTCCACCTAAACACACTACAGAGGGTAAAATTACTGCACTGTTTTTCTTTCTAAGTATaggttaaacatattttattaaaagaagtGTGTGTACCTTCCTAGGTATAGCTTCTCGTCCAAAATAGTGGATCCAGCAAAGGCCACAATCACAAGCATGAGAGGGCTAAAAATGGAAACAAACAAAGGACCTTTTCTGCGTAGACACCACGAATAGGCAACATACATCACTCCAGAAGTCACTGTACCCTGCGTCAAACAACACTCGCAGACACAACTAAGAAAGTTAGCTATATCTCTAGTTACCATGTGAGTccaaatagaaataaaagtaaaatagattATAGAAGAAATGAAAGTAGCATACACACCGAATAAGCCACGGTGAATAGTCTTACATTCCAACCCAATCTCCACTCACTCAAATCCCTTTCAACGCAAAATGCAAACGAAAGTGATAACAGTGCTCCCATTAGGGTCACCAATGCTGTGCTTGAATAAGGATAAGGGTACCTTTCAGTAAGTTTTGTCTGCACATATTATTAAACTCTAAATTACTCAAAGAAAACCAAATTCATACACTCATAAACAATTTTTCAAACGAGCTTgcaaatcaaaattgaaattcaccTGATTGATTAGCCAGAGTGCATTAGAGACTTGGGTTCCGAGTGAGGCAAGAGCACCTAATATGTTCTTAGAGCCAGAAATAGTGTCTCTCTGCAGAACGTTGTGGTCGTTTCGGTGGACATGGAACCACGTCGTTAGCTTAATTTCTGGGCCTTTAATGAAAGTCATAATCGTTGCTCCACTAATTCCGATTATCGTTCCAATTATCTTCATCTTTCCCCCTcttgttattaaatttaatttttccaatCTGTCCAACCACAAAACAAACATTTTCATTAAACATTAACTatatctaacatttttttaataataaatcagaCCAACTATTTATAAGCTTAAACTAAAATTGTTAATGAATCATTTTATTAGGTGTAACATTTCTTACCGAAAGCAGAGTAAGACGATAAAGGTAATGCCCGGACCGAGGTTGGACATGGCGGTTGTAAACGTCGCAGATGTTAAAGTAATTGATTCAACGCTTAAGTTTTGAGCAACTGTTCCGCTGCATATAACAAGTAATAAAGCACCaagtaaaaatacatataacaagattaagaaaactaaaatataagaagaaaaaattaaatgatagaTAACTGATGATTATACATATGAATAAACATCATTACCTACCCAATCAAACCACCCAGAAATGCATGAAAGAGTATCATCCAAGTCATATTTGATCTCTTATTCCTGCAAATTATTGTTAACAAACAACGTATTTATTTGATTATCATAACTTACTAAAATTTGAACAAGAGCAtgagaagaagaataaagagGAAAAACCTTTCAATGATGAGAGCAAGCGGAGAAATGAAAACGGTTGCGAAAACATATCGGTAAGCAACAATGATACTACAATTCATACCATCCTTTAGAGCAAGTTCGTAGAGAATATTCACCCATGCATTTGCTATCTGCATCATCACCATTACCAGAATTGGCTGCGCTATTTTCCACGTCTCCATCACAGGATCACCACCTATGACATGCAAAAGAGAAGTTTGAGTGTATTTTGCGgattttcagaaaataaaaagagtGCAGCATAGTATATTTATGATTTAACGTATTCGACAATATTGTCAACATGTATGGATGATATATAACACCATTGACAACACAATATTTTCAGAGATTTTCATTATTtcacacaaaaaaagaaatcaaaatcaaatggATGTAGAAACCTCACCTGGTATATTAAGTTGAACTATTTGACTTACTGAGGATTGAGAAGGAGTTTGGTTCAGGTGCTGTTTATGCCCTTTTCAAATTCAGAGCCCTAGTGAAacatttaaatgtttaaataagATTCTATTGAATGCATGGAGCTTCACGTAATGGTTGATAAAGTGAAATGGTAGTTTCACATACACTTTCAGAATGAGTAGTAGTAGTGATAGGTTGACCACAAAAGAACAGATAACATCATTCCACactctaaaataataatattttaattatatatatattttagtttaaaattataatacacattattatattattaaaaatagtgtCAAAATATGGGTATTTTTAGTATGTGTCAAAATAACTTTTCTCCCTCATAATGTGTATGCATTACACACGAGACTTATAAGTTCATAGTTTCCTTTATCTGAAACTTTAAGTATATATTGATGGATGGGTAGATTAACGTCTTATTTTTCACTTGAATTTCATTGCAAAATAGAGGACAGCTAATTAAACGTTCTGAAACATTTTGGTCAATCAAAAAGTTGTTTTTTCTAACATTAACCAAACTTTCAGAGTTTCGTATTAATGGAAGTtctttgtaagttttttttttttttctttaatgtatATCTCACATATGAAAGCAAAATGCAATCTCAATTGATTTTCCATCTTAGATATAGTGAAAGCCCGTAACCCTTGGAGGCATAGAACATTTTCTATGtcatcgtttttttttttttttttttttaaatttttagatacTTAATccgataaaagaataattagaTATCTAATATTCCAGTTAAACTAATAGTCCTTTTACCATatgtattaaaaaagttaaaatttaaccGAAGTTATTTAACAAAGATACATATAATCCcaacaaagatttttttttaacttggttatgtttcaaatatatgttttaaaaccTCAGAAAAACTCTccaaatttctataaatttatttgaaactgATTAAGTAGTTTCTGAATCTTCTTtagaaacaaataattaaaaaacaaataattttaatagttttttttttcactttccctctaattcttttattcctttcctttctcttttctctccaaACCCTAACACAACATCACTTCCAACCATGATCGAAGACAAATTATGGGTAGGagaattatttttgttcttttgttgAATACTAGGAAAACAATGTTGTACATTGCCATCCATGTTCTGATTGGGtgatattaaagttaaaattatactcCATAgatgttaaaatataatgattgaTATTTCTCTTGGAGGTAGATTCCTATGTTTATGAGTATGTATTGAAGAGGCTATTTGATTGAAGAGTTTCTACAATCATTAAGCTTGTGTCATACTTACAAGAATAATAAGGCACCCTTATCAACCATGAGCTCTGATTCAGGCAATTAATACTAATTCCTTTACAAACGTgctaatttatttatgtttggaGTGAAGAATTTTCATTAACATTTGGTTCAAATCTATTAATTACTAGGTCATCTAATTAATTAACTTGCTTTAAAGtagaaatacaaatttattgaggtgcaaatttaaattatggaggtgtaaatttaaattatggaggtgcaagaagaaattACCTTTCCCTTCCTCCTGAAGGAGCCCTCAAAATAATTTACTTATTAtagcagtttttttttttacctccaAGATTTGTTCATCTTCAAAagcttttcaaatttaaaagatgTCATTAGGCTATTTGACTGAGTAACGCATATCTCATCCAAAGTTGTTTTTGGATGTCGATAAAGGATGTTTTCGAATGTCGATATCCTATTATTTTTAGAtgtaaaaaacatatatttatatattactggATATCaacttttgatatatatatatatatatatatatatatatatatatatatatatatatatatatatatatatatatatatatatatatatatttgtttttattttttaaagtgtaattattttttaataattatatatattaatattttattttatatttaaagtatatattaagaaatattaaaaattgtaaaatatataaattaaaataatttaaaaataaaaaataaataaaacaaaaaataataaactaaagaaaaaataattaaaattagaaaaaaaaatgaaactttaaataaaaataaaaaaggttaaaacaGAGTGATGAGGAAaacattcatttaaaaattattattatatttttagatgGTAGTTTAATTAGAAGGACGTAAgaaaaacaagtttaaaataattattttgataagtgattttaaacataaaaaaataacttttcttgaaaatataataagaCTCAcgtaagtttatttaataagaTATTCAAAGTAACTTatcaaaataagttattttaaattattattattattttaaatttaaacaaaacatctaagtgttaaaaaatattcttttctttaaaaatcttaaaaaaatttacccTAAATTATCAAAATGAGCTGGTGTGAAAGTGATTTTTAAAAGCATGGAAATGaacacatattttttataattgcatatttttttgattttataagactaacctattttttaaaatatatatattttttgacttAACAACTGTGATCAAATTAAGGTACCaaataataattagataaaatgagataattatataaaatattatataactatacataaataaagtttataCAAAAGTGCATGTTCACTTATGTATGTACGTGTGtgctaatattaataattttgaaatttttgatgttttacgatatatgaaaaatttaa contains:
- the LOC114178104 gene encoding WAT1-related protein At1g68170-like, which encodes METWKIAQPILVMVMMQIANAWVNILYELALKDGMNCSIIVAYRYVFATVFISPLALIIERNKRSNMTWMILFHAFLGGLIGGTVAQNLSVESITLTSATFTTAMSNLGPGITFIVLLCFRLEKLNLITRGGKMKIIGTIIGISGATIMTFIKGPEIKLTTWFHVHRNDHNVLQRDTISGSKNILGALASLGTQVSNALWLINQTKLTERYPYPYSSTALVTLMGALLSLSFAFCVERDLSEWRLGWNVRLFTVAYSGTVTSGVMYVAYSWCLRRKGPLFVSIFSPLMLVIVAFAGSTILDEKLYLGRPARKELSPGRAPSSPLNPKPLPSSRALHPGRSPFGRVRTLPRIPSREESSPVLGGESRDSSSGRRVPPSLDPPREPEPPGEPNPSPL